The Reichenbachiella carrageenanivorans region TCAATTTGACCAGATCGGTACGATTGTTCTGCCTCGCTTACGCAGTTGCTATTTTCTTTCTGTGGTTTTTGGGCAAACGTTAGATGACTACACAAAATCAACAGCACATATAGGCAGAAAGTGTAAGCGGTTTTTTGGTGGGTGGTTTTCATTATTTTCATTAATTGTATGTCGTGCAAAAGCTGGTTTCAGGTCGTGCGATATCTTCGCCTACATAGTGTTTCCAGTCGGTATCACTGAAAGCCAGGTCAGCACCCAGCAAGTCACAAATTTCTATGGCCATGTCATGGGTTTTGGTTGGCCATGTTTTGATGTGGTAGTCCCGACTCCCTGCCCAGAGGTTGGAGCCATCGTGTGTGAATACGATAGACCAAACCCAGTCGTCGTGATCTCTCAGTATAATAGGTGCGTCGTCTAGGTGCTCTAAGTCCCACATCCTAACGGTTTTGTCAAAACTACCAGATGCCATGATTTTACCCGCTTGATCAAAAACAATTTGATTGACCCGGGCGTTGTGCACACGCAATATTTTTGGTGGCAGCGTTTGATCTTTTCCGTTGTACAGGTGGATTTTTCCTTCTTCATCTCCTACGGCTAAGTAAGTAGCGTTGGGGCTGAATTGAACTGCGTATAAAGGGATGCTTTGGTCTATAATGACTTCTGGAGGAGTAGAGCCGTCTAGGAAGTATCTGACCAGTTGACCATTTTCTTGTGCGGCCAGTACACTGTTGGAACCGGGATCTATGGTGAGTGCATTTATCTTGTTTTCACCATCGGATAGCGGCACAAAGACTCCGTCTGAAAGGAGCATGATTTTATTGCTAGACCCAACGGCTAATAATTTTCCATCTTTTGTGTAGGACAAAAACCAGGTGTCTGTCCAATTCGTGGGAATCGTTTTTGGTTTGTCGTCGGATTGACTCAAGTCGTATTCTTCTATATATCTAAAAAGTCCTCCGCAAGCGAGTCTGTTTTCGTCGGGGCTGAGTGCTAGCGATTTGTTCACTTTCACGCCTTTCGATTGGCTGATGGTTGTGGTGTTGGACTGATTTCCATTGATATCCCATTTGAGTATGGTGCCATCGCTTCCTGTGGAGTATATGCACTCGTTTTTAGCTGAGGAAATAAGGGCTCGAACATTTTGATCATGTTTGGTCTGATCAAATCTTTCAGGGTCAGTATTCAAAGCCTTTAGTGCATAATACAGTCCGTCGTAGATGTCGGGGTCGTTGGCGGTGCCATGATTCGATTGATTGAACTGATAGGCCAGACTGGCTACATAACCTTCCTTTTCAGGTGTTGTGATTTGCAGCGATTTGATGGCCATGGCTTTGCCGAGAGATCGAAGTCTTAGACTTTTGGCTTCTTCTGCATTTTGTATAGCGATTCCGCCCATGGAGTCAGCTTCAAGTTTTGCTAGTTCGGCTTCCAACTTTTTAGTCATAGCGTGAGACTGTGCTTTTCTGGCTTTTTCAGCACTTTTCTCTGCTTTTATTGCACTTATTTCCGCCTTTTCTCCCTCTTCTACTGCTTTCTTTTGGGCTTCTAGGGCTTTTAGGGTTTCTAGTTCAGCCCGCTCGCTTTCTTCTGATGCATAATAAAATGCGACAAAGGCACAGAAGCAAACAAACAACATGAGTGTGCCGAATTTTCTGGCGTTGTTTATTTTTCTCTTTTGATTTCTCTCATTGATGCGTTTTTTTCTTTCATATTCTTCGTCACTATGATCTAAAAATAGAATGGTACGCTCGTAGGCGGGGTCATATCTGAGGCCCCAATGCATGGTGGGTTGTTGTTCTTTCTTCCAGTTTTGAGCCAATAGAAGCCCAGGAGGTGTCCATAGACCTTCTTTGCCTTCTTGATGCATGGCCGCTGCGGTGGCTAGTGATAAATACAATTTTACAGATTCGGCTTCTTCGTCTACCCACTCAGCTAGCTCTACCCAGTTTCTCATCAAGCTTTCATGAGAAATGTCAATGATGGTGTCGTCTTCAAACTTTATCTGGCCAGAAGGTAGGAGTAGTGATCGGCCCGGCCTTCTGAATTGTTCTACAATGGCGACGACCTCTTCTTTGCTGGCACCCACTATTTGTGATATATCCTTCAGTGTAGTAGGTCGCCTTACACCTCTGCCATCTTCCCCTTTTTCAGTGATGCATTTAAAGATGCGCTTGCATAGTTGAAGTTCTTTGTGATTGAGATCACCGTAAGCTTCACGTGCATGTTTGGATAGTGCATTCTTCATTCCGCCTATCGCTTCGTAGTCAGATATGGCTATTGATTGTTCTCCAGACTGATTTTTTTTCCAGTAGTCAAATGTGCGCATGAGCGCATGCTGCATAATGGGCAATTGATCTGAATCGTCGCCCACTTCATCTAGGATTTTTTCAACTAAGTCATCTTCTACCTTGGCATTCATAAAATGAATAGGCCCTCTAATGGCTTTTTCTTTTTCTTCTCTTGTCAGCTGAGGAATGAGGTATTGACTGCTATTGATCGCACTTGTGAGTTGGGGAAACCGAGCGCAATCCCCAATGAAATCAGCTCTGATCGCGATGACAATGTGTACAGGCATTTCTTTTTGGGCGATGGTAGCCGTCAATAGATCCATCAAAGTTTTTACCGAATGGTAGGCATCATTGCTTTCCTGGGCAAACCTGAAAACTTCCTCGAATTGATCAATGAAGAGTAGGTGTTTCTTTTTGTTTTTTTTGAGTTTACCGTTTAATAGTTTAAATAATCTTTCTGGTTTTTTCCAGATCGTACGTTCTAGTTTGTCTATTTTTTCCTCTGTTTTGCTTGCGTCATTGTCAGATTCATCGTCTTTTTTCAGTATGCTGTTGTATATGCCTCTAGCAAGGCTTCTTGTGGGGGCGTGTCCAGGAGTAATAGACATCACGTTCCATCGATCTTTGTCGTTTGTGTCGGGATTGATCATGTCAGACAATACGCCACAAGACATGAAGGATGATTTGCCGACTCCTGAGGCTCCGATTACGGCGATGAACCCTTTTTCTTTTATCTGTTTGATGACATAATCCACCTGAGTTTCCCTGCCGAAGAATAGCTCTGCTTCATCGGATTTGAAAGGGCGAAGTCCTGGAAATGGGTTGCTGATTTTACTAGTTGTGATAGGTGTTTCGGTTGTTGGCATAATTAAATCTGGTGGTTGGTTGACGGTAATGAAGTATTGTTACACAAGTTCTAGAAGTGGGCGGTTAGCCGGAACACTTGTTTTAGCAAGAGGTGCACTGGCTAGGATTGAATTTGGGATTTCTTCATAGAAAGTCAACAGTTCATGAAAGACGACATTATCAATCTGCATCAATATAGCATCCGATATTGCATGTAGTTTGACGTTAGAATCTTCTGGCATGGTTAGAAAAAACCTGTGTGCCATTTCGTGGTTGAAATAGCTTAAGCTTTCTTTTTTATGGTTTAATTCAATACTTCCTTCATATACGATATAGTAGTCAAGGTTG contains the following coding sequences:
- a CDS encoding WD40 repeat domain-containing protein, translated to MPTTETPITTSKISNPFPGLRPFKSDEAELFFGRETQVDYVIKQIKEKGFIAVIGASGVGKSSFMSCGVLSDMINPDTNDKDRWNVMSITPGHAPTRSLARGIYNSILKKDDESDNDASKTEEKIDKLERTIWKKPERLFKLLNGKLKKNKKKHLLFIDQFEEVFRFAQESNDAYHSVKTLMDLLTATIAQKEMPVHIVIAIRADFIGDCARFPQLTSAINSSQYLIPQLTREEKEKAIRGPIHFMNAKVEDDLVEKILDEVGDDSDQLPIMQHALMRTFDYWKKNQSGEQSIAISDYEAIGGMKNALSKHAREAYGDLNHKELQLCKRIFKCITEKGEDGRGVRRPTTLKDISQIVGASKEEVVAIVEQFRRPGRSLLLPSGQIKFEDDTIIDISHESLMRNWVELAEWVDEEAESVKLYLSLATAAAMHQEGKEGLWTPPGLLLAQNWKKEQQPTMHWGLRYDPAYERTILFLDHSDEEYERKKRINERNQKRKINNARKFGTLMLFVCFCAFVAFYYASEESERAELETLKALEAQKKAVEEGEKAEISAIKAEKSAEKARKAQSHAMTKKLEAELAKLEADSMGGIAIQNAEEAKSLRLRSLGKAMAIKSLQITTPEKEGYVASLAYQFNQSNHGTANDPDIYDGLYYALKALNTDPERFDQTKHDQNVRALISSAKNECIYSTGSDGTILKWDINGNQSNTTTISQSKGVKVNKSLALSPDENRLACGGLFRYIEEYDLSQSDDKPKTIPTNWTDTWFLSYTKDGKLLAVGSSNKIMLLSDGVFVPLSDGENKINALTIDPGSNSVLAAQENGQLVRYFLDGSTPPEVIIDQSIPLYAVQFSPNATYLAVGDEEGKIHLYNGKDQTLPPKILRVHNARVNQIVFDQAGKIMASGSFDKTVRMWDLEHLDDAPIILRDHDDWVWSIVFTHDGSNLWAGSRDYHIKTWPTKTHDMAIEICDLLGADLAFSDTDWKHYVGEDIARPETSFCTTYN